The following is a genomic window from Daphnia magna isolate NIES linkage group LG4, ASM2063170v1.1, whole genome shotgun sequence.
cactcagggacaagacgtgcatagcacaataccttcgtgtaaattaaatctggaattgtgaaacaaaatgatggtgaaaacgagccgcgttcattggtggctgttgaaggtgcgtgcgacgatccgctgccgagattggcgtgcatgtttgtaaacttttgtttggttttcttggaaaatggagcagttagGCCCTGGTTCATTGCTTGACCCCCCGCTGACCTTCttcccttcttgtattttttatgttttttaatcatgacgggttgggcaccgttcgatgcgttggctcacgctgattccggcagtatgaattttagcgctagcaacggtaccgttcgggagttatgatttattttgctcgttcacaccaattccccgactcccacaagtgcctggctcgtctatccccttgcgtccaacccccatgggattttttgtataaaaatattttttcggtcacgaatgatcacgaaaccggtatcattggatgcggctcgtcgagctcgttccgatggtgaaggtcccgccgtgatgggatacaccgttcggccgcaaactatttttaaagctctaaaaatgatgatgggcctctacctgccaattctaggaattcgacgtcaaaagcgcagccgcgttcggaattaattttcaaaaattcatagcggctgaacggtgcgtcggatcgcgaaaatttttcgacagcttccatcgcgtgattgcgctctatccagcggtacccgatgaggagccgtgcgatcGCTCCTTctggtagctgactcggccggtttcggcatgtccgattttcacgcggatttcacggtccagctgctcctgcccggctttatatgtcattttcccattcgtagggcgatccgagttgacgtacacaagttattcacggtcaaacatggcgacagtgcgctaaaatttcagcggaaaaaggcccgtttccaggaattttgtaaacggttcttatgaattttgccgccttttttccgccgaatttctccagaacccggttttggtctggctgcagctcctttccctcctcgtccctcccccttgtccctcccccttgcctcccccttatctttcctcctcttttttgtgcccgtattgtaaattaatcgggcataaatccggtaataccttcggtaatattaaaatactaaagtatttcaatatttacactcagggacaagacgtgcatagcacaataccttcgtgtaaattaaatctggaattgtgaaacaaaatgatggtgaaaacgagccgcgttcattggtggctgttgaaggtgcgtgcgacgatccgctgccgagattggcgtgcatgtttgtaaacttttgtttggttttcttggaaaatggagcagttagGCCCTGGTTCATTGCTTGACCCCCCGCTGACCTTCttcccttcttgtattttttatgttttttaatcatgacgggttgggcaccgttcgatgcgttggctcacgctgattccggcagtatgaattttagcgctagcaacggtaccgttcgggagttatgattttttttgcccgttcacaccaattccccgactcccacaagtgcctggctcgactatcccattgcgtccaacccccatgggattttttctatccaaatattttttcggtcacgaatgatcacgaaaccggtatcattggatgcggctcgtcgagctcgttccgatggtgaaggtcccggcgtgatcggatacaccgttcggccgcaaacgatttttaaagctcgaaaaatgatgatgggcctctacctgccaattctaggaattcgacgtcaaaagcgcagccgcgttcggaattaattttcaaaaattcatagcggctgaacggtgcgtcggatcgcgaaaatttttcgacagctgagatcgcgtgattgcgctctttccagcggtacccgatgaggagccgtgcgaccgctccttccggtagctgacttggccggtttcggcatgtccgattttcacgcggatttcacggtccagctgctcctgcccggcttaatttctcattttcccattcgtagggcgatccgagttcacgtacaaaagttattcacggtcaaacatggcgacagtgcgctaaaatttcagcggaaaaaagCCCGTTTCCAggaattttgtaaacggttcttatgaattttgccgccttttttccgccgaatttctccagaacccggttttggtctgggtgcagctcctttccctcctcgttcctcccccttgtccctcccccttgcctcccccttatctttcctcctcttttttttgtgcccgtattgtaaattaatcgggcataaatccggtaataccttcggtaatattaaaatactaaagtatttcaatatttacactcagggacaagacgtgcatagcacaataccttcgtgtaaattaaatctggaattgtgaaacaaaatgatggtgaaaacgagccgcgttcatcggtggctatggcaggtgcgtgcgacgatccgctgccgagattggcgtgtatgtttatttttattttattttttttggaaaatggagcagtgaggcgctggttaattacttgaccccaagctgaccttctttccttcttgtatttttttatgttttttaatcatgacgggttgagcaccgttcgatgcgttggctcacgctgattccggcagtatgaatttcagcgctagcaacggtaccgttcgggagttatgatttttttgtcCGTTCAGAcgaattccccgactcccaaaagtgcctggctcgtctatccccttgcgtccaacccccatgggattttttctatcaaaatattttttcggtcacgaatgatcacgaaaccggtatcattggatgcggctcgtcgagctcgttccgatggtgaaggtcccactgtgatcggatacaccgttcggccgcaaactatttttaaagctcgaaaaatgatgatgggcctctacctgccaattctaggaattcgacgtcaaaagcgcagccgcgttcggaattaattttcaaaaattcatagcggctgaacggtgcgtcagatcgcgaaaatttttcgacagcggccatcgcgtgattgcgctctatccagcggtacccgatgaggagccgtgcgactgctccttccggtagctgactcggccggtttcggcatgtccgattttcacgcggatttcacggtccagctgctcctgcccggcttaatatgtcattttcccattcgtagggcgatcctagttgacgtacacaagttattcacggtcaaacatggcgacagtgcgctaaaatttcagcggaaaaagacccgtttccccgaattttataaacggttcttatgaattttgccgccttttttccgccgaatttctccggaacccggttttggtctgggtgcagctcctttccctcctcgtccctcccccttgcctcccccttatctttcctcctcttttttttgtgcccgtattgtaaattaatcgggcataaatccggtaataccttcggtaatattaaaatactaaagtatttcaatatttacactcagggataAAGTACACGCATCAACACCGCATTTCATcgtacattttttaaaattattattatttagtttACCCAGTGGCCttaatatattatattatgtatacaatataaaatgaaaacgaaaccaTTGGAGAACACAATTTCTTTGTATTATGCAGACCATAATAAATGCACAGTTTTCAAGGATTTTGGGTATTTTGCATCTTCCAGTAGTGGCGCAATTTACGCTTGTCTGCTGCCGTTGGACGCACCTGATTAAATTTCTGGGAAATAGCCAACTCCAGTTTCGGTGGCAAACGATGTCTAGTTAGTTTCACCTTCAGCATGGAGCAAATGGCATCTAAGCAGATAAATATGATTAAAATACAACTCttaaataatattaaaaaaactcTTACCTTGTATTTGAACGTACTGCTCACACGGAATAGGAATTTTCAAGTCGTCCCCATGCGTAGCTTTCGTACCACTTTTTTTGTGGAGACGGAGGTATTGCCGGGAATACAGCGTCCCAATAAGATTCAGGACAAACTTTCGCTCATCCACGGTACTCAATTTGGTaaggttttccttttttattggaaACGCGTCCTacaatgatttttttcttggttacaatagaaaaataataggACTGCTGCGAACTTACCTTTAGAGCATGAAAAGCGTCCTCGTCCTCCTCCTCATCCtcgtcttcctcttcctcGTCGCCACTTTCTTCAGCCGATGAATTATTAGTTTGTTCGTCGACATGGCGGGAGCTCGTCGATGGAGCTGGAGACGATCGGGAATCCGCTTGCGTACCCGCGTGCGTACCCGCTTCAATCACCACCATCGCCTTGCTCACTAATTTGGGAAACACTAAATAGCAATACATATTGTATGTAATATTGTGCATATAGTAATTGTAATATAGTTCTATAGTTAAATGTAGGTACTATATAGTACCTGTGTTTAGTTCTTCTATACAATACCTCTTTATAGGTATTATATAAGGATACTATATATAGGTATTATATATAACTATAATACATAGAATAACTGTATAGTTAAGAACTGACAGTTATTCTATAAGTTCTTTATATACACATGTAcacaattttaaacaaaataatatttattggTTTTAGATTTCTTACCTTCCACTGCCCTCAGAAGATTTGTTACTTTTTGTAGCTCCAACTCCAAGGAAGTACCTTTCTGGAAATGgagatatttttttaaaatacaaaatagagcTATTAAATTAATAAGTGTTTAACTTACCTCGTCAGAGGCTGCCTTTTGCGCCACTAAGGCTTCTTCCAGCAGCTTAACCTTGTCCTTTAGGGTACAGTTCTCCTCTGCAAGGTTCTCCGCAGTCATTTTCCATTCCTAAATAGGGGttaacaaattttaaaaatttatgtattaaacaaatgaaaaagaatacaCAATTACCTGAGTCGTGCCAGCagcaattattttttcatcagTGGCTGCTCGGACAGTAACATTTGTCTCACCCACTTCAGCCTGCGACTCATCTATGATGAGAGGCTGGGGGGACATAGACTGATCCTCTTCCTTGAAAGCTGACAAAGGGTCATTGCTTACCGGATCCAAAGCCTAATACAAAtacaattaattaattaattttatatgACTTATGATTAGGATTAACTAACCTTTGAACTTGTACACACTGTTGACAGAGGCGGATTAGTGGCTTTACATTTTCTCTTTGGCCTGGAAGACATTGTACTTAAAACTACTAAATTAAGATAtgttagaaaaataatatataaataacTTATATACACATCTATCAAATTACCTTGTATTTGAAGTCACTAAACAATTCACCACACGTGTcaagtttgaattttgattctTTGGGCCTGTTGTCTgctgtgtatatatacgtatagtgGTACACGATCGCTTTCCACGATATACCGTGGAAATCGACCCATTCCACGATAGTAGGCTCCTCCCCTTCTGGGCGGGGCTAGCCATTCCACGATGgttttccacgatataccggTACGCGTACACGATATACCGCGGCCCACTATAATACCATGGTGACAACTGACAAGTAGTAAAATCCACTGAAAAAGGTTTCATGCATTGTCTGTAATGGCTTTGTTAACGTCAGTTTGAGGATTGTTATAGTTGATTGTAGCAAAGTTTTGAACAAATTCAgatacaaaaatgaaaaataccGTTAGTAACGAGAATCAGGCAATGATAAAACGTTTCGTGGAACGAAGTTGGCAGTTAagcaaatgtaaaaaatggTATAAAGATCAGAAGAAAAACGCTGCCGCTTAATCTTGTGTTAAcgatcttttgattttttttcgtttagcaACAGTTTACTTCATGACCCTGTGAAAGCTATGTGTGGGCATTTATTTTGTCGAACTTGCATTTTTGTGAAAGTTCACCACCATACAAATTATACAGAGACTCAGTCAGACTGTATTGTTTGCCAAGATGTAGACTCAAACAGGGATATTGAAGAGGTCAGTTTGAAGATTAGCAGACTCTCTTCTTGTCTTCTTCAGTTTGTGAAAGACTTTTGCTCTGAGGGAGGCGTCACAGTTGGTAAAAGTTTtctattaattgttttttaaatgtatttcTGTTAGCTTGTTACATTGATATCATTTTGCTTTTCATCAcaaaaatcattccgtgatcATTTTGTCCTTAGCTAGTTCAATTGGCCCAAAACAGAGCTCAGAAACAAAGCTGTTAATCCTAACTGAAGAAAATCTATATTCTCAAGAAGTGAATCTGGCAATGGAATCTGAAACTTGCAGTGGCCCTATACTAATATCTGGCCTACCATCCCCTCGGCTAACTAGCCATAGAACTCTGCAACCAACACAGAAAGTTGATCAATGGCTGATGACTTATTCAGATGAAGGTCCATCAACCATGCACAAGGAGGAAGAGTGTGAAAATAGCGTTAGCGTTAAAAACTCTGAAACCCTTTCTTCTCAGTCGCTGAAAGTTTCGTCGCCGTATTTGACCTCTTCGTCAAACGGTAAAGAGCTGTCATACGACATTGTTTCAGCACCCAGTCCACCACCGCCGCCAGGCGAGGACATAGATcatcaggtaaaaaaaaaatggtttcttTTAGCTGTTTTCTGGGTATAAAAAATATGTTCGTTAGATTAAACGGGGACGACCACGACGTGGGAGAGGTCGTCCAAGGAAAAATGCCTTGCCAATTAGTTCGGGTGAAAATTTCGCGAAAAAACGTGAGCGTTCGAATAGCATTACACCAGAACTAAAAGTGTCTGGTATCAAAACACCTATTTCACATACAAACATTTCCGAAGATATAGATGAAGCTATTGCATCCAAGTCCACGAAAACCATCACTACTAAAATGCATTCCTTTATGTTTCCCTTATCAAAAAATAACCGTTTTCACCTACCCAAAGGTATTGAATAGTTTCAAACAAATagtttccttttattttatcatTGGCCTATTTTTAGGTTTAgttcaaaatgaaataaatatgACGCAAGACGAAACAAGACAAGTACTTGTCGATACCGGCGTTTCGTCAAATAAAGAAGTGTTTGAGAAACAGGCAGATAGTTTCGGTCGAGAATGTACCGATGGTGAACATTCTGTAAACCATCATACAGATACCGAGTGTTCTACAGCAAACCGTGAAGATACACAAACTCCGGAATCATTTACATCGAATGGATTAAACCTTCAACTACTGCCTTTAACAAGTACTTCGAGCCCTCAGCCTGAAAAATCCAGTCTGGCTCAACCGATAGCCCATCATCTGACACCAGTTTCTCGTCCTAAAACGCAAAACCATACAACTTCTGCAACAAATAACCGTGACATATTTGCCGATAAATTACGGAATCACGCGTCGTCTCTCGTATCTATTGGTAAACGGCGTactgtgaattttttttataaaggcCGTGTCACCCCTAGGATATCAATTCATTCATTTGAAAGACAACCGATTATCTTTACCCGTTTGGGGAAATTGGGCCCTATTCTTGACAAGACGACAGCATACTTACCGTTTTCATATGGTTCGCGTGTTGACTCACAGAAAATGACCTATGCTCAGAATACCCAAACCTCTTGCTCAACATTCGTCTCACTAGCTTCAGTTGCGACTCAGACAGAAGCGATTGAAGCTCCATGTATGACTACGGAAGTGCAATCACAATTTAGCCTGAGTCAACGTCAAGTAAATGTCCTCTCGCATAATACGTTACACATGGGTGATCTACCAGTATCGCCTGCTAAACAAGCGCGGAACGAAGAAAATGGCGAAAATTTTAGCAGAAGAGAGTCAGATGAATGCAGTGAAAATATGTTCGCCGAGGCATTTAAGCGGACCAAAAGTTTGTCTTTGAGTGATAATGAAAATGAGATGGCGGAACGAAAACGGAGAAAAGTCTCGTCGCTAGATATTGTCAATTCAGTTCCAGTTTCGTTAATGCCATTATCTGTGGAACCAAGTCCTAGACTAGCGAATGAAGTGCATCGAGAATTACATGAATTGAATACGGACGAAGTTGCAGCCTGCAAAACTGTGGTGATGGAAAGTGATCCAGATTCGGACGAAGAGGATATTCTTACATCTACTCCTCCACGCCCAGCTCCTCCAAATCGAACCCCGTGCAAACGCATGGTTTTTACGTGTTCTGGGATTCCGGTAAGTCTACCTTAAATCTGCAAACCCACAGTTCGTTCATTCTGAATATGAAGTATTAATAACCACCTGGTTTAAATGCAGCGGCCACAGGTCAAATTGATTGAACATTGGGCTCAAAGGATTGGGGCCGAAGTATCGCAAACGTATAACTCTTCTGTTACGCATGTGATTGTTTATCTGGACGACGAAAACTGTGCACAGCGAACTCTGAAATTCTTATATGGCGTCGCTAGCGGTATTTGGATTGTAGGAGTCGACTGGGTTCATAAGTGTATCCGCGAGAATAGAGTGTTAGATGAAGAACCATTTGAAGCACTGGATATGGATGGAGAAGATGGTCCTCGCCGAGCCAGACAGACTAGTCAAAAGGAAAAGTTGTTCGAAGCTTTCGAGTTTTGCTGCCAAGGGCCCTTTACTGACGTGACGGTTGATCAGCTCAATCAGTTGTTACATTTATGTGGTGCAGCCACGGCGCCTAGTCCATCGCAACTAACAAAAAGACGGCGATATACGATGATTGTCATCCAGACCGAGGATGACGTCAACTTGGAAATTGAACGTACAGCGGTCGACTGGTTCAACAGGCACAAAGTAGTTAGCGTTTCCCGCGAATGGGTTTTAGATTGCTTGGCCGCCTATCAACTTCTTCCAGTACTCAACCAATTCATAGGTAAATATTCCGTTTCAGTGCTGAAGTTGATGGGATTTGATGCACGCCTTGGGGTATAATGACCATTTTTCTGTCCCGATGCTCAGCATCATTTAAGTAGTCCATCAAGCAGATAAAgtgtgtcatttttttttttttttctttagaagggaagcttttttttttggaatccttgtactttttttttggatttttccaagttttattaaataaattgaaattcttCCTCGTTGCCTGTTGTACCTCCTTTTACAAAAATATCAATGGTTTATCAAATTCGATAAAATTAAGGTAGGAGAAATTGAATGTATATTATTATGATGACCGTTTAACAGAGTAATTAGTTTAAATAGTAGTATAATGTAACTTTGTTTGGAGCTCATCCATGGATACAACTGCTCGGTTTACTTGTCTGCCTCTGTTTCCAATCcgagtgaaacaaaaaaatataataacttgccaaaaaaaaaagtaagtttTCCAGAAAAACTTGGGGAAAAAAGTCAAAATTTTGACtttgaaattttgaattttaatatttatgcCTTTTTGACAATTgcgttttcttagatttttgCAAACATTTCAAGAAATTACTCAGGAAAATCTTTTATCTGTTCCCTTCAGGAAGGAATCATATTTAATATGCCATTATTTCATTGGTGTCCTACCCTCGTTCATCACTCCAACTTCCCTTCCACATTCTAAATTATAATTCTAAGTGTTACTATGTCATCATAAAATGTTCACAGCACAGCAGCAAGGTCTATTAAATAATAAAGGCCTATAAGATCCAATACCTTTTATGACGTCGAGACTCGAGAGCACTTACAACAGATATATCGAACCGAACCGTTTGAAAAGTTTGTACCCGGGTCATAACCGATTGACTATTTTTTGGGTATGTCAATGTGGTGGAAACGGGGATCGGGTCCTAGGTAATCAGGCCCGAAACCTACGAACCTCTTTTTACTTTGTGTGTatagtatcctgcacaaaaaccCGAACATCAATTTTACTGTTATtgattttttgaaacaaataaGATATCTAGactattacaaaaaaaaattttcgggGCTCTACAACCTGCCCAGAATAGCTCTTTTAAAAgatctttaaaaaattgtacgCTATTTACTCGACCTCAACCTTGTGTTGACCATTTTATTACCCAGCCTTTTAACGCACACTAACAAAGGAAAAACGAGTCTACCCGCTAAGGTGCCGCCCGCTCAGATATAAGACCCTTTTCAGCGGGAACGTGACATTGGACCACCCGACAGTAGCCCTTAAGAGTaacccgacaccagcccccccgaCACCTGCCCCGTCCGACCGTAGCCACCCCCAACATTAGTCCCCCCGTTTTTGAAGGGGAGGGGGGGCTACAGTCAACGAAGAACGCGACCCCAGCAATGTTGTTAGGGAGGGAAGCCTGTGTCGTGAAAGcatacgacaccagcccccccatTTGTATTcatcaatattttatttatatttttaaatagaaaatatcTATTGAATCTTGCcactagggatcggccccgaccctaatcggggcgcattttgccaatcgggtttcgaaattcggggctCAGGGTGGGGCGTTCGGGGCtcggggtgaaaatttttgaaccccgatctcaatcggggtgTTTtatcggggtgcctaatcggggatgcaaccctgattgcaatcaatcgattgacgtaaaaacataatcgatggAGTAAAAATCGactattatgatgaaaatcgggaAGTTCGCCCCGGTTaccccgataaaaacccgacccaaattcgtagtttgaatacaggcgccatttttgaaaaaggcGTCAGGGCAAGCGGGTTTacctcgatttttgccccGCCCCGCCCCAGCTGACGAAGTGGCACTCCGATTCATccccgattgccttttcccggggcggggcggggtggttaacccgattatggctaatcggggccgatcgctactTGCTTGCCACTgctatagggctgttcgacatcttttttcgcatttgattttatcgtgcaacgcagcattcgaCGGCCGATTCTGTCTGCTATGAATGTATTTTGTTAGGTCACGCCTATTGCACCTCGCCAGTGAGGTACGTACTccaatagaggcaattcacatcgcggtttcgcgtgtcaattgtttcgatgtccgccattttctctggttgtttatgtcatgttttgcgttgtctgtattggctgaaagtgttatttcccaatacaaagtggattttgtgactcagtgttacatttttttaattttttttttgtgtcagttcattgctacgtatcttggttagtatgtgtagcaatttctgtttccagatcacatttcttgtatttaaaaaaaaatcttttcagaGGGAACGTGACATTGGACCACCCGACAGTAGCCCTTAAGGGTATCCGTCTTCTATTTTAGAATCAGCTCTTTAGATTTCAAAGGTTCAAGGTTTAATTGTAATATACCACTATCACGATTATGTCACATTATTACCTCATAATAGGTGTGGACAGGTGTGCACAGCTCTTATTTTTTCACTGAGTTCCTTTTAAATGTCGGTCTGGTTTCCAACGTATGTCCTGAATTTCAGAAGGGGGGGCTGGTGTTGAATGCCTCATCGACACCAGCCCTTACTTGAACGAATTTCCCAAGGGGGGGCTAGTGTCGGGGGTCCAATTTCGCATTCGCGGCCGCAATCACAGACGAAGCTTCGTGGTGGTCTCAAGTCAGGAGACAGACGACGAAGCTTCGTGTTGGTCTCGAGTCAGGAGACAGACGACGAACGCAACCatagcagcaacagcagcaggaGCCCTTGTCCTCAACAGAAGGTGGgatttttttacttcattgATCCTGAAGGTGTGGCACCTCGCCACCTTGCTACGAAGCGCCTTAAAAATGAGTCGATTTTGGCAGACGAACCAGCTTTGAAGAAATTTACGGTAGGGAGATCACGTAGCAAGAAATTTCGCAATTATATGTCTACCTGTCTCCAGCCGTCGCATGCAAGTTTGATTCACAAGCGTTATGAGC
Proteins encoded in this region:
- the LOC123471545 gene encoding uncharacterized protein LOC123471545 → MSPQPLIIDESQAEVGETNVTVRAATDEKIIAAGTTQEWKMTAENLAEENCTLKDKVKLLEEALVAQKAASDEKGTSLELELQKVTNLLRAVEGKKSKTNKYYFV
- the LOC116920843 gene encoding breast cancer type 1 susceptibility protein homolog isoform X1; its protein translation is MKNTVSNENQAMIKRFVERSWQLSKCKKCNSLLHDPVKAMCGHLFCRTCIFVKVHHHTNYTETQSDCIVCQDVDSNRDIEEVSLKISRLSSCLLQFVKDFCSEGGVTVASSIGPKQSSETKLLILTEENLYSQEVNLAMESETCSGPILISGLPSPRLTSHRTLQPTQKVDQWLMTYSDEGPSTMHKEEECENSVSVKNSETLSSQSLKVSSPYLTSSSNGKELSYDIVSAPSPPPPPGEDIDHQIKRGRPRRGRGRPRKNALPISSGENFAKKRERSNSITPELKVSGIKTPISHTNISEDIDEAIASKSTKTITTKMHSFMFPLSKNNRFHLPKGLVQNEINMTQDETRQVLVDTGVSSNKEVFEKQADSFGRECTDGEHSVNHHTDTECSTANREDTQTPESFTSNGLNLQLLPLTSTSSPQPEKSSLAQPIAHHLTPVSRPKTQNHTTSATNNRDIFADKLRNHASSLVSIGKRRTVNFFYKGRVTPRISIHSFERQPIIFTRLGKLGPILDKTTAYLPFSYGSRVDSQKMTYAQNTQTSCSTFVSLASVATQTEAIEAPCMTTEVQSQFSLSQRQVNVLSHNTLHMGDLPVSPAKQARNEENGENFSRRESDECSENMFAEAFKRTKSLSLSDNENEMAERKRRKVSSLDIVNSVPVSLMPLSVEPSPRLANEVHRELHELNTDEVAACKTVVMESDPDSDEEDILTSTPPRPAPPNRTPCKRMVFTCSGIPRPQVKLIEHWAQRIGAEVSQTYNSSVTHVIVYLDDENCAQRTLKFLYGVASGIWIVGVDWVHKCIRENRVLDEEPFEALDMDGEDGPRRARQTSQKEKLFEAFEFCCQGPFTDVTVDQLNQLLHLCGAATAPSPSQLTKRRRYTMIVIQTEDDVNLEIERTAVDWFNRHKVVSVSREWVLDCLAAYQLLPVLNQFIGKYSVSVLKLMGFDARLGV
- the LOC116920843 gene encoding uncharacterized protein LOC116920843 isoform X2, producing MCGHLFCRTCIFVKVHHHTNYTETQSDCIVCQDVDSNRDIEEVSLKISRLSSCLLQFVKDFCSEGGVTVASSIGPKQSSETKLLILTEENLYSQEVNLAMESETCSGPILISGLPSPRLTSHRTLQPTQKVDQWLMTYSDEGPSTMHKEEECENSVSVKNSETLSSQSLKVSSPYLTSSSNGKELSYDIVSAPSPPPPPGEDIDHQIKRGRPRRGRGRPRKNALPISSGENFAKKRERSNSITPELKVSGIKTPISHTNISEDIDEAIASKSTKTITTKMHSFMFPLSKNNRFHLPKGLVQNEINMTQDETRQVLVDTGVSSNKEVFEKQADSFGRECTDGEHSVNHHTDTECSTANREDTQTPESFTSNGLNLQLLPLTSTSSPQPEKSSLAQPIAHHLTPVSRPKTQNHTTSATNNRDIFADKLRNHASSLVSIGKRRTVNFFYKGRVTPRISIHSFERQPIIFTRLGKLGPILDKTTAYLPFSYGSRVDSQKMTYAQNTQTSCSTFVSLASVATQTEAIEAPCMTTEVQSQFSLSQRQVNVLSHNTLHMGDLPVSPAKQARNEENGENFSRRESDECSENMFAEAFKRTKSLSLSDNENEMAERKRRKVSSLDIVNSVPVSLMPLSVEPSPRLANEVHRELHELNTDEVAACKTVVMESDPDSDEEDILTSTPPRPAPPNRTPCKRMVFTCSGIPRPQVKLIEHWAQRIGAEVSQTYNSSVTHVIVYLDDENCAQRTLKFLYGVASGIWIVGVDWVHKCIRENRVLDEEPFEALDMDGEDGPRRARQTSQKEKLFEAFEFCCQGPFTDVTVDQLNQLLHLCGAATAPSPSQLTKRRRYTMIVIQTEDDVNLEIERTAVDWFNRHKVVSVSREWVLDCLAAYQLLPVLNQFIGKYSVSVLKLMGFDARLGV